The Brassica oleracea var. oleracea cultivar TO1000 chromosome C6, BOL, whole genome shotgun sequence genomic interval TGATTACAAAATTGAGTGAAAGCAATACTGCTTGGGTTTACTCCAGTCCTGTCAAGCTTCAGGTTTGAAGAATTTTTCATTTCAGTGTGTACCTGTTACCAGTTTCGGTTCTATCTTTATGTGCTCGCGTAATCTTAGTTCTGTTTTCCTGTCTTCCTTGGTTAGGTTATGATCTTTGCCAAGGCTGATGACTTTCAGAATATGGCTCAGCCTCTTGAAGATTTTGCAAGCAAGTTTAAATCGAAGGTATTTCTGATGCTGAGTCTTAAAGACCAGATATTTTTTAGTTCTTTAGCTTCTCTCTTAACGTTTATTGTTATTTTCCTTGCAGCTTATGTTTATATATATTGATATAACAAATGAGAACCTTGCCATGCCATTCTTGACCTTGTTCGGAATAGAGCATGCGAACAAAACTGTTGTAAGTTTCTTATACTTGTTCTGCGTGATTGACACTTTGTTATCTACTGATAAGAAAGCTACAAGCCACTGTGGGATTAATCTATTGTTTTCTTAAACAGGTTGCTGCTTTCGATAACAAACTCAACTCCAAGTATTTGCTCGAGTCAGATCCATCACCAAGCAATATTGAAGTACATCTTTTTTCTTTAGTCTTTTTATGTCTTTTCATTTTCAAATACTCATATAGCAACTGATTCAAGTGATCTGTATTGGATTTGCAAATTAGAAATTTTGTTCAGGACTTGCTGATGGAACTATACCGCAGTACTATAGGTCAGAGCCAGTTCCAGATAATGTGAGTAATGGAAATTATACTCCTCTTTGATGGATATATTTGAGACAATAAACCAGCCAAGTTTAAATAACCCTATGAGAACCGCAGGAAAACGCAAGCATAGTGACTGTGGTAGGAAAGACTTTTGATGAGTTGGTATTAAACAGTCAAGAGAATGTTCTTCTTGAGGTAAGTAGACCCATAAAGACCTTTCTGTCATAAACCATAGTTTCTATTAACTGAAAGATCTTTTGTGGGGGAAACTGAAAACAGGTACATACACCATGGTGTGTGAACTGCGAGGCAATGAGCAAACAGGTCGTAAAGTTGGCTAAGCATTTCAAAGGCTTTGAGAATCTTGTTTTCGCAAGAATTGATGCGTCTACAAATGAGCATGCTAAACTACAGGTGAATCAAATCTTTACATGCAACAAAGACTGGCTATTTTGCTGAAACATGAGCTAATCTTACTGGTCTGTTGATGACAGGTTAATGATTATCCGACAATATTACTCTACAAATCCGGTGAAAAGGAGGAACCGGTAATAATAACCTTTTTGATAACTAGCTCAGCCCCCTTTCGACTTCATTACTTTTTGTTTTAATCTTAACCTGCTTGGTTTTACAGTTAAAGCTGTCAACTAAATTGAGCGCCAAGGACATGGCTGTTTTCATCAACGAAGAGTTGAAACCAAGAGGTGGTTCTGCTAAGGATGAATTGTAGTTAAGTTTTGAGGATATGTAGACATAAGAAGAGACAGCGAGAGAGAGATCACAATGTCACATTACATGTTTTTTTTTAATATTATGTGGAACTGGGAAAAAGGTTCGTTTCAATGAAATGACATTACACTTGATATTGTGTGGTACAAAATAAAATTTGCCATAGAAATCAAAATATTAGTACCCTCTCTCTCTGCAAGAAGAAACGTTTTGGTTGATTAGCATTCACACCCTGTTGATCTTTGTTGCTGACCTCCAGCAACATCAATAGTGTCAGGCATGTACCTGCGAGTTTATTCAGAGGAAAGATGTTAAGACTACAACAACTAGTGGCAATGCAAATTTAACAGATGTGTGTTACTTACGGTTCTTCTTCAGGTTCATTCTTGAATGCATTTTTGGTTATGCATTCGAAAGCCGCATCAACATTGAATCCTTCTTTGGCAGATGTCTCAAAGTAAGGAATGTTTCCTTTAGATGCACACCATGCCTTTGCTTTCTTCTCAGAAACCTGACACAATTTGAGATATATGAGAGACTTGAGCATTAAACCAAACTCTCAAGTAATCTAAATGAAACAAAAGGACAAAGAAGAAACAAAGCGTCTGACCACTCGGCTCTTGCCACCATCAACATCGGTCTTGTTCCCCAACACAACAAACGGGAAGTTGTCAGGATCTGATGGGCTAGCCTAAACATTGAAACGATTTTTGATTTTATAACAGCGAAAAAAAATACTAGGGATCCAAATAGTAGAATGATATGGGCAGATGGAGTGAGTTAAGAGACCTGAATCAAGAACTCTTCCCTCCAGTTATTAAGATTCTCAAAAGATTTCATAACATTGACATCGTTTACAAGAACACAACAATCAGCTCCTCTGTAAAAGGCAACTCCCAAACTTTGGAACCTTTCTTGCCCAGCCGTATCCCATATCTGTATTATGAACAGAACTTTATTATAGTCTTACAAATCCACATTGTAATGCAAGAGGTGATCCAATAAGAATATTCCAGAACATTAAAAAGTCACAGTAAATTAGGGAGATCCAATAAGAATATTCCAAGAAGAATCATAAATCATAAATGAAAAGTAAAAGAAAAGAAATACTAAAACTAATGTTTAATTCTTTTTTTTTTTTTGAACAAACTAATAATATTTTAATTCATTCAGACAAAAGTAAAGATGAAACCTGTAAAGTGAAGATCCTGTCATCAATCTGAACCTCTTTAGTCAAGAAATCTGCTCCAATCGTAGCTTTATACTGATTGCTAAATTTGCGATTCACAAACCTAACCATAAAATTCAATCAACCACAATCGAATTCCATATTAAAAATCAAAACATGTTTAATACTCAAATATATAGATCTGTGTTTTCAGAAACGTACTGATTCATCAACGATGTCTTCCCAACCCTGAACAAAAAAAAATAGAAAATAAAACATCAAACAAATCTCTTATCAATGGAGAAATAAATCACATCAAATAGAAATCGAAGAGATGAGTAAAATGACCCGCTATCTCCGAGGATGATGACTTTCAGAAGAACTCTCCGGCGAGACGACATTGGCGGAAGTATTAATTTATTTTTTTCCGGCCAAGAAACTGTCTCTGTTCTTTCTTTCTCTGGTGTTTCGCGTGTGGTTCAGACACAAGGCGAAACTAAACTACGGCAAAGAAAAGGACACTATTTTTAAATATCTTTTTATTTCCACAACTGACCCTACTAATTAATCTTTCCTACTATAATCTCTCTATTATGAAAATCAACTTAAGAAAGTAATGATCATACCAAACGGTCTACTGCTTTAAGACTTTTAGCACCATTGACTATTAGCTCGTCTTAACTAGAGCTACTTTTTAAAATGAATGATATGAGATTTAATTAGTACAATAAAAATATAATTATTTTATAAATAAGGTTAGAAGCAATGTTTTTAAACACGATCCGGACACTGAACCAGACGACTTACCGGATCGCTGGATCACTGGGTCGACCGCGGATTAATAAATGAATTAATTTTATTATATAATAATATATCAGCTATGTAAATAAAAATATAAAAACTAAAGTTTAATATTTTCTAAATGTTTCTATAAACATAAAATAATAGTTTGGATGTGTATATTTTTATGTTTAATAACATTTAGAAAATACTTAACTTTAATTTCTATATTTTTATTTTCATTTGATATACAAAATATCAAAAAATAGTTTAGACTATTTATAATTTTGTCTAACAAGGTAAGAGTTATGACATCTAAAAAAATCAAGACATAAAATTTATAAATATTTAAATGTTTAATGTGAATAATAAATTAAATTTCAAATACAAAATAAACCAAAAATAAAAAATCATTATAAAAAATTATCAATAACTGATATAAACTAGCACCAAATCACATCAACTAGTTTTGGTTCTCTCTACCATTGTTCACTTTTATTTTCTTCAAGTGGCATAGTGAAATCTTCATTAAAATCTAAAAATCACAAATATAAAACTGAAAAGTAAAAACCTAACTTTTTTTTTCGGTATATCACTTCTTAATTAGAAATTTAGAATATAAAACATAATCTAAAAACATAATTAAAAATTAAAAATGAAGTAAAAGTTATTTATTGGTTCAACCAGTGGTTCAACCGGTATCGTGTTCTGGGTTTTTGTGGGTTTTTGCGGGTTTCTAAATATTGGGTTTTTCACAAAACCCAAACCGGATTTTTTCAGGGTTGTCGGGTTTACCGGTTCAACCGCGGGTCCGGGTCAGGTTTCAAAACACTGCCAAACCATCATCAGTGATCCACTAAATAACATTTCAGATTAGCATCTCTTTAGAGAAGATCATCACTCTATACAAATGTGTTGTCAAACCTAACCAACCCATCCAAAAAATGCTCGACATTTAGAAACCAGCAATACTGTTCTTTACCTAAGTTATTGTCTCAATAGTTATCTTCTCCGGTTCGATCACTTGCGATGTACATTGAACTTCTATTTTCAATAATATCTTAACAAGTATGTCAAAATATCACCTTATAATGTTTTCAACTCGAGTTATGATATGATATTAACAAACTGTAAAGTGGCACTACAATATCTTCAACAGCAACGGCGAGCACCAATAAATTAGAACAAAGTGATTTGTAATAACAAACTATGTAGTGTTATAAATCATGGAATGAATTACCATTAACCACGCTCGGACCGAGACCGGTCCAATACCTAGAAGATGGAGAAATGGCCGAAGCCTAGAGAAAGGAGAGAGAGAGCCGACTTCAGGAAAGAGAGAAATGCGGCAACAAAGCTTGGAGAAAAGAAAATCCTTTCCTTTTCCTAATAGATGTAATCTTTCCATTATTATTTATTAATAGTTTTCCTAATCCTAGTGAGTTTAGGTTTTTGATACTTTTCATTTATCTTCATCTTGTAATCCTTATATAAAGGAACCCCTTTGATCATTAATAATAACACAGAAATATTCAGTCTCTAAACTCTCTATTTACAACACGTTATCAACACGATAGACTCCAAAACCCTGAGACAAAACCTAACTTAAAAACCGTCACACATAAACCCTAATCCAGGCGCAACTTAAAATCGATCTATCTCTCAAACCCTGAGGAACCAGACGACGAGCCACATAAACAATATGCGGCACCGTCTTGGTCTTTTGGAACCCTAATCCCGAAGAACCCTAAATTGTTCTTAATTGCGTTCCAGCTCGTCAGCATCCGATCAGCTCCAGCCCTAAGGTGTTCCTGATCCTAGACAACCTCAGTTTCCAGTTCGCATCACAGCCAGCTTGAGTTCCCAATCAACCAGCTCGAGACCAGATAGGAAGAAGACAGCTCGCGTCCGTGTCGCAGCTCGCGTCCGAGGTTCATCCGTTCACCTTGGAGGTCCGGTTTCTACAACCTGCAAAACAAAGTTAATCCTAAATTCTGAGAACATGAATCGAACCTGGTTGTTTTGTAAAGATTGAAACCCTAAAATCAGAACTCTAAAGATGAAAGCCATAGGAAAAATAGATCAAATCCTAAAGAGTAAATCGGAGCTCGAATAAGTCCGATCTCCTAAACCATAATTCGAGATTGATCCATTGATCAATTAAAATCAGACCCTTAAAGGTTTTTGAATCTCAAATCAAATCCCCTTGATCAAAGATCAAAGTTTTCGAAATCCCCTAAAACCCTAATTTTGGAAAATTGGTTTTTAATTTTGATTTGAAACTTGAGTATTTGATTGATCGCCTAGAGCTATGATTATGATTGTTTTAAAACTTGAATCTGAATCTTGTNNNNNNNNNNNNNNNNNNNNNNNNNNNNNNNNNNNNNNNNNNNNNNNNNNNNNNNNNNNNNNNNNNNNNNNNNNNNNNNNNNNNNNNNNNNNNNNNNNNNNNNNNNNNNNNNNNNNNNNNNNNNNNNNNNNNNNNNNNNNNNNNNNNNNNNNNNNNNNNNNNNNNNNNNNNNNNNNNNNNNNNNNNNNNNNNNNNNNNNNNNNNNNNNNNNNNNNNNNNNNNNNNNNNNNNNNNNNNNNNNNNNNNNNNNNNNNNNNNNNNNNNNNNNNNNNNNNNNNNNNNNNNNNNNNNNNNNNNNNNNNNNNNNNNNNNNNNNNNNNNNNNNNNNNNNNNNNNNNNNNNNNNNNNNNNNNNNNNNNNNNNNNNNNNNNNNNNNNNNNNNNNNNNNNNNNNNNNNNNNNNNNNNNNNNNNNNNNNNNNNNNNNNNNNNNNNNNNNNNNNNNNNNNNNNNNNNNNNNNNNNNNNNNNNNNNNNNNNNNNNNNNNNNNNNNNNNNNNNNNNNNNNNNNNNNNNNNNNNNNNNNNNNNNNNNNNNNNNNNNNNNNNNNNNNNNNNNNNNNNNNNNNNNNNNNNNNNNNNNNNNNNNNNNNNNNNNNNNNNNNNNNNNNNNNNNNNNNNNNNNNNNNNNNNNNNNNNNNNNNNNNNNNNNNNNNNNNNNNNNNNNNNNNNNNNNNNNNNNNNNNNNNNNNNNNNNNNNNNNNNNNNNNNNNNNNNNNNNNNNNNNNNNNNNNNNNNNNNNNNNNNNNNNNNNNNNNNNNNNNNNNNNNNNNNNNNNNNNNNNNNNNNNNNNNNNNNNNNNNNNNNNNNNNNNNNNNNNNNNNNNNNNNNNNNNNNNNNNNNNNNNNNNNNNNNNNNNNNNNNNNNNNNNNNNNNNNNNNNNNNNNNNNNNNNNNNNNNNNNNNNNNNNNNNNNNNNNNNNNNNNNNNNNNNNNNNNNNNNNNNNNNNNNNNNNNNNNNNNNNNNNNNNNNNNNNNNNNNNNNNNNNNNNNNNNNNNNNNNNNNNNNNNNNNNNNNNNNNNNNNNNNNNNNNNNNNNNNNNNNNNNNNNNNNNNNNNNNNNNNNNNNNNNNNNNNNNNNNNNNNNNNNNNNNNNNNNNNNNNNNNNNNNNNNNNNNNNNNNNNNNNNNNNNNNNNNNNNNNNNNNNNNNNNNNNNNNNNNNNNNNNNNNNNNNNNNNNNNNNNNNNNNNNNNNNNNNNNNNNNNNNNNNNNNNNNNNNNNNNNNNNNNNNNNNNNNNNNNNNNNNNNNNNNNNNNNNNNNNNNNNNNNNNNNNNNNNNNNNNNNNNNNNNNNNNNNNNNNNNNNNNNNNNNNNNNNNNNNNNNNNNNNNNNNNNNNNNNNNNNACCACATGAAAGTGTCGACACACACACACATTTGTATAAAGATACATAAAGTTATAGCACTTGAACATAAAGAGATGAACGAGGATCATGAACCCACGTATGAGTACTCATACAATCATAAAAGATCATAGAGAATAGAAAAGATAAAACGTGGAGGTTCAAAGTATCTAAAAGAGAGATGAGCGTATTGGCCATATACATATACAGAAACGCCATCTGATAAACCAGTGAAATAGATGGATCTTGTGAGATAAAGAAACCGTGAGAGAAGACACATGATCACGAGGTCTAAGAGTGTTCATGTCTTCCTACTTAACATCATTAGATTATAGCTTGTTACACAAGGTACTNNNNNNNNNNNNNNNNNNNNNNNNNNNNNNNNNNNNNNNNNNNNNNNNNAAAATGGTCTGGTCATAAGAATGAAATTAGATACAAATGATGTAGTAAGCAGCATATAGATCACTGGATAAGATGAAAGAACACCTTCGTTCCTAAGCTGATTCATGGACTGAAACATAAAGCAGCTTCACATAGTATGTAAAAGAAATTGATCACGCATGATCATTGATCTTGGAGTTGTATAAAAGACAATCCAATACAGTCCATATATATTTGAAATTCCTTGTGATTATACTAAACCTAAAAGAGGATAGTAGGCATAGAACAAATCTATGTGGGTGTCCGACCAAAAGCGTCCGGCCCCGGCCCTTCAAATTAAAGATGCCCGACTCTGTCCGTCTAAGGGCGTCCAACTCTTCAGCAAAGAACGTCTGGCTATCCTACTAGACGCGTCCAACTTTTAAGACTAAAAGGCGTCTAGCCCTTCTTCTTGATCCCAGGCTAGTAGAGACAACGGATCAACCGGATCCAAATGTATTGTAGTCCATAAGCTTGTGAAAGCCGAGATTCATGACCTAATAATATATACTTAGCGTGTGATATGATCCACAGCAACCCTTGTTCGAAAACGCGGACTAGGCGGTCGAGTTCTCGGCGTGGAGGCGCTTGGCGGTTACTTACCGTCGCGTTTAGATCCTATGCGCTCGAAAACTCGGAGCTGACAAAAAAAAAAAAAATCAAAATTTCTTTCTTTTCGTGATTAAAATCAATTGTTTTGTTAAATATCCATCATATTTTGATATAAACGCAAGTTAGAACAAGAAATTTGATTAAAAAAGTAAAGAAAACTGAAGAGCGGCGGTTTAGGGTTTGCAGGAATTCTAATTTTAAAGGAAGAAGACGAGGGTATATACGTAATTGTGCTTGATTAATGTGAAAAATTAAGAGGAAAAAAACTGCAACCCGAGGGAATCGATCTCGTTACCTGTAGACACAACAAACGTGTCAAAGACCACAACACTATGTTGTTTTTACATCATGCTTTCACATGTATTATATTTATCTGTATATGTATTATTAAATATATATAAAAACTAGGCTCCGCGTATACTCCGCTTAATCCCAATTTTTTGATAACTCGCTAGGCCCGACATCGCCGCCCGACTAGCGCATAGCATAGTTTCGAACAAGGACAGCAACTAAGGTCATGAGACGCCATCATTAAGATAGGAATGCAAAATGAATACGGCATTACCTAAGGCAAAGAAATCGATGTCCACATCCATGAGAGTGTTCGGCCACAGAGCCATAATAAGAGATTATAAACTCACATCAATGATCATTGATCTTGAACACTCATGAGACAAGTAGTAGACATGTATAGACAAGGTCTAAGACCCAGACATGGATCGGCCAGATCGAGGCATAGGTTCATAATAACCATGTCTAGTACATTGTCCATAAGTACTTATTTTGTCCGACCAAAGTAAAGAGTTAAGAGTAGACGATCACGTCTAGACTATGGACATATGCAAACACGATTTGCAAAGACCCAATAGTGATCTCCGAGGACAATGTGATTCACATTGCTTAGCACATATGCTTTACCGGGACACTCGATGTCAAAAGACATGAGAAACGACCTAAGAGGTCGAAGTGGTCTAGTTACGGCTTAGTAATGAAACTAGCCGATTACTCCCTTCCTACATATACAAGAAATATCACGCATCAGATGCGTAGAATGTAGAAACCTACAGTGAGGTTCACATCAAGAGGAGTAGTGCGTGTTGTACTCTTTTTCCTTCATCATGGTTTTGTCTCACTGGGTTTTCCTGATAAGGTTTTAATAAGACAACATGAAGCGTACTACAAATCATGTATGGTTATGGCATCCAAGGGGAAGTGTTATAAATCATGGTGTGGATTGCCATTAACCACGCCCGGACCGAGACCGACCTAATACCTAGAAGATGGAGAGATGGCTGAAGCCTAGAGAGAGGAGAGAGAGAAAGACGGCCACAAAACTTGGAGAAAATGAAACTCTTTATTTTCCTAATAGATGTAATCTTTCCATTATTATGTATTAGTAGTTTTCCTAATCCTAGTGAATTTAGATTTTGGATACTTTTTATTAATCTTTATATAAATGAACTCCTTGATCATTAATAATAACACAGAAATATTCAATATCTAAACTCTCTCTATTTACAACATGCAGCAAATTCTGATAAATAGTCGAAATATAGTCCTTTTATTGTATACACAACTTCTACGCAATCGCATTTTTTGTAACTTCTACACAAATCGCATTTAACTTTTATACTACGAAGATTCGATTCATTAACCAAATAATAACAGTGCCAACTTTGATTTGAAGGCATGATTTTACGGTACTAAATAAAAAGAACAAGATCAAATTGCCAAAACAACCGAATAACAACTGCACGCAGCTGGACAGTTATATGGACACAGTCGATAAAGGACGATCGAACCTAGATGCATGGTCTAACACAAAATACATAATGGAATAAGAGCCTTGCAAATTGCAAAGGCAAAAGAAATCTCATCCAAGTTCAAAACTTTTTTTATAAAAAGAAGTACAAAACACAAGGAAAGATATTACTAATCAAATGATCAATAATAGTAATCCTGCGAACAAACTCAGAAGCACAAAAACTAAAGTTTAAGCTGATGAAGCCGCTGCCTTGTTCCTTGGCTTAGCTTCGGTACCTAAGCAAGAGAAAGGGTGGAATAGTAAGATTACAAAAACAAACAAGATTCAATCTGGTGAACGGTAAAGAAAACGCTAAAACATACCCTCTCTGAAACCGGTCTTGAACCTGCGAGGCACATTGCGAAGATACCTCATCCTTCCTGTTCCTGTAGTCTTTCTACGGATTGCCTTCACACTCCAGTTGTCTGATTACATAAATAAAAACACATCAATAAGATATTGCAGATTACTCAAATTCAAAAATACATCATTGTCAGTGAAGAAATAAAAAAAATGAAACAAAGAAGCTGAACATAAAGAGACTAAAAAGTAGATGTCTAATTGAAGAAACACTAGCTCTGTCTGATAATAGATTAGATATGCAAACACTCAAGATATCATCATTATCCTATTAGGAAATAGAAGCATATGCTAACTAATTAAAGTGGAAGAATGATTCAAAACATACATGACAAACTAAAGCATCTTATCTTTTCTACTGCTGTCTGATTATTACCGCGCAGAAACAAAAGCTTAATCGACGAAACACAAGTTACTGTCTGAGAATAAATGAGATTTGAGACATACACTAATTCAAATGAAGATTAATTAAAACACGAATCCAAACAAAAAGAAAAGGACCCATTTCTTAATCGAAATGAAAAGCTGAGAGAGAGGAGCATACAGGTCCTCTTGCGAGCGGCGGGGTAAGCGCAGGCGGAGCAACGGCTCTTCTGGATGTGGAAACTGCGGCGACCACATCTGACACAGAGAGTGTGACTCTTGTTCCTCCTCTTTCCGAAACTCCCCGTTCCCTTCGTCTGCAATCAACAAAATCAGAAAACAAGAAGATGAGAGAGAAGGCGCATAGAGGTAGTTAGAGATTGAGGCATGAGAATCGAAAATCACCATTGAAGCGGATGGATGCGCGTAAGAAACAAACTTTAGTTTCGGCGTCAAGTGACGAAAGTGACTACAAAAAGTTTATATAAAGCAGCTAGGGTTTTCTTCTCTCACTATTTTTTTCTTGTTAGGGCTTTGGTTGGATCGAAAGGCCCATTAAGGCTTTTGATGGATCTAAAAGCCTGTGAGGCTTCGTTTATGTTGGGCCCTTTTCAAAAACTAATCCAAATGTTTCTTTCACTGCTCTACTTTTTAGAATTTAGAAACTTAAATTCTTTGATATTCTTAGACTAAAAAAATAATTGAACAAAGACTTGCATTGATCTAGAAATAATGTTTTAAACTTTTTATTCATCTACAATAACAACAAAATGGTGTTCTTAGACTAAAAAAAAAACTGTTACTTTGTTTTAAGAAAAATAATTGGGCACATAACTGCATTTGGTAGTATAGTCGATCTATCAAGAAAACCTGTGGTTTGAATCTTAGGTTTTCAAGAAAGGGAGTAGATGCGAATGCTTGGGGAACATTCTTATTCCATTAATGTGGTTTTTCTTCCAAGTATCAATTAAATGCTTTTTTCCATATATGTATTTGTCAGTTTTCCTTCTTTTTTTTTGTTCCATCTTGTTTCCCTTTTAACACATCTTCGTGACTGCATCTATAAATTTATGCAAATCGACTATTTCGAAGTTGTCATACAAAAAGCTCGCTAGAAATTCGCCAAGAGAAGTCATAAAATCATTCTCTGTTGGAGAAACCATTAATCCATTGCTCTTCGTTCATGGTAACTTTCTTCTCTTTTTTTTTTGTTTTCTTCAAAGAATTGCATATTCAACGAATAACATTGGTTCTAAGACCCTTTTTTTTTGGGTGTAAATGTCAAAAGACTTCACGTTACAGATTCACTTACGTTCCATTATACCTTGACATGCATAGGAGATTAAGGACATAATAATTCAAAAAGAACTTCTTTTGTGCTTCAGACTTTGATCAAGTTGTGTTTTTAATGATTTTTTAATCTTTCTGTTCCGTTTAGGTGATTGTACCATTGCTAAGTTCAACAGTGAAGCTACTCACTTCTTTGGCGGCTAAACCAGTGGCCTCCGTATCCGCCTTACTATTCTATGGTGGTCTTCTTCCTCGGAATCTACAATTGGAAAGACTAACCGGCAGAGAATTTTCAATTGATAGCAATGACCACCTTGTCCGGTTTATCGTTTCTTTCTTAAACTGTGTATGTTAGTCTTCTCTTGGATTGTTCATCTAGCTCTTCTTTTTTTTTTTTTTTTTTTTTTGTAAAAATACATATATCAATGATTTCAATTATTAAGAGAGCCAGACGGATTATCGTTGTGAAGTTATGTGGTCACATTATGAGTAATGGTGTAAATTTGTCAGACTTCTTGGTTCGATTTATTAAAGTGAGTACAGAACCAATATCACTGATTTTGGTGATATATGTGATATGCTAAGTCTAAATTAGAAATTTATCCGTCTTCATCTCTAACAAATTGGATATTTAATGTTCAAATTTATATTAAATTTTAGTTTTTTAGTGATCTCGTGATTCAATTTTTAGCGAGCTCCATTCGACAGTTGAGCTCGCTTCGTATTTGTAAATTGTTATCTACTTTCAAATCTCGTTTACTTCTAAATAAACGAGATTTTTTTTTTTTTGGTCAAAAATCGAGATTTTTTTACTTACTTTATTCCTAAGTAACTCATTAAAATTCTACTTTCAACAATATTTATTTGAAGGTACACAAAACATATGACAGTGTTAGTTTTTCTCGACAGAAGCATCTCACATAATTGTCATTGATAAGAAAAATCTAAAATGAAACAAAAAGATCGGGTCATCTGGTCATCGAATCTTGCCATGACAAACTCACCAGGGTGGAACTTTTGTGGGCCAACAGAGGTTTAATCATATTCTGAATACGGTGGGAGTGCATGCAAATAAACCTCCATTTCAAAATTACCTATTTGGTAGGTTATGAATCATTAAAAGTAAGATACTTTGGATTCTGGAACATATGAAAACGAAGTCTCCTAATAGCAATTAACATTTTATTAAACATATAATTAACTTATAAGGTGCTAAACATATACAAAATCTAACACCATTTATATATTTCTTGCAATTTTTTTGTTTCTGATAATTTATTTAGCGTCGGCGGTAGGTAGGCAATACGGATCATTAAAAGTAAAATACTTTGGAATATATACAAGACTCCTTTGAAAACGTTTCTTTTTAAAAAACTGCCATATCTTATTTCTCACCAAACGTACTAACTCCAGTTTTTTTATTACAGCATGATTATCGCGGAACCCAAAATGAGTTTCTGCATAAAATCAGTATGTAGACTCACTACAAAAAAACACATGCTTAACGACGAAAATTAACGAGGAAAAACAATTCTCGTAAATTTGCGTCGAGTTTACGACGAATTTACGTGAAAAACTAAAGTCATCGTTATTTCCTCGTAACGTAACGACAAAACTGTTTCGTCGTAAAGTGGATGTAATTTTACGAGTATTTTACGAGGAAAAACTATTTCCTCGTAAATACGACGTAAACTTTGCGTGGTATTTACGAGGGAATAGTTTACGTGTATTTAGCGAGGAAATTTTTGAATCCACCAACTTTATAGGTGTTACACGTTTTTTT includes:
- the LOC106298634 gene encoding 60S ribosomal protein L37-2 is translated as MTKGTGSFGKRRNKSHTLCVRCGRRSFHIQKSRCSACAYPAARKRTYNWSVKAIRRKTTGTGRMRYLRNVPRRFKTGFREGTEAKPRNKAAASSA
- the LOC106300864 gene encoding ras-related protein RABG3d-like; this translates as MSSRRRVLLKVIILGDSGVGKTSLMNQFVNRKFSNQYKATIGADFLTKEVQIDDRIFTLQIWDTAGQERFQSLGVAFYRGADCCVLVNDVNVMKSFENLNNWREEFLIQASPSDPDNFPFVVLGNKTDVDGGKSRVVSEKKAKAWCASKGNIPYFETSAKEGFNVDAAFECITKNAFKNEPEEEPYMPDTIDVAGGQQQRSTGCEC